Sequence from the Tripterygium wilfordii isolate XIE 37 chromosome 10, ASM1340144v1, whole genome shotgun sequence genome:
GAAAAATGATAAGACAACAATAAGGACTGACAAAATAGGATTTGAACTATTAGATTAGAAGAAAATCAACATTTCCAGATACATGGGAAGCCCTAATTACAAAAACTCTACCAAGTTTTCTTATTCTTCCAAAAGCAATAGCAACACACAACACAAAACCTTACAATTTGAACGGTGGTTACCGTCCTCAGATTTCCGGCAACCGCATGGAGTAAAAGTGTAAATCAACGCGCTAAAGAGTAAAAATAAACTCAGACAAAGAGGTAGAAGCCGAATGATGATGACActgatttcaaaaacaatgaggGTGAAGGTTCATATGATGGAGATTAAATTGAAATCAGAGAAACGTAAGAGATTGTACCCGGAGGCCTTTGATGCCGGAGAAGTCTTGAAGATGGAAACAAACCTCCTCGCCAACATCTCTCCCCGCACAAAATCCTTTCTTGTCCTTTTTCAAGGGTTTTAGaagttttttcctctcttttcttttataCCAAAATGCGAAAATGGTCGACTCAGATCAGCAGACTGGGTGAAGTAATTGGGCCTTTCGACTGCATTacctaaaaaatattttcaaaaattttataaaaattacaaatggtatatatgcatttttgtttgaaataaaaaatcaaatttatcacgATCGGGTATGAAAATTTAATACTGTCAAATATAACTTCAAAATATTCGATATTTCAATAATAAtgaattcaatttttatttcgaacacATTTGCAAGACGATTGACTCTCCGGATTTCGACTTGGAAGTAATTATAGGGACTGAGAAATCGTcaattaattgatttattttaaaaaaactagagcatatattataatattccaaaatatcaatataCATAATTAATTACACATATATGCGGACTTAGAGTGCAGACTTAAAATGCTGACTAGAGAGTCTACGTTGTTTTGGTAAGTGAGTTGTTTCGATAAATGAGTACGATCCATAACTATATGGACTCGCTTATCATTTCACTTTTCCAACCCTCACATAAAATTAGCCATATTTTAAGTCCGAATATCAGAATTCGTATGTATATATCTCTAATTCTATACAACTACAAGTACAATCTCTTCTGCGCTTCCTCCCCTTTGTCTACTGGTTGAACCGAGTCATGCAGAGCAGCCATCCCCATCATCATCGCAGGTCCCATCCCAAGACATAAGTTCAACCCATGATCCCTGGGTATGAAAAACATTACCAAACTGTCTCAACCTTCGACAacaatagcatatatatatatattacatacatTTTTACATGACCAGTTTCGAAATCAATTGATTAGTAAGCCGTGTAATATATaaacagcagcagcagaagaTGGACAATGATCCATCACAGTGGATTCTACAAACAACCTAGCCTCTTTCATCACCAATCCAGTTGTTCTTCTCCTTTGGCCCAGTTGGTCCTTCCTCCCCATACAGCTCCACCGGAAACTTGCCAAATATGTTCTCCGCTGAGTATCGAAGCATCACAGGCAGACGATTAATTATCTTATCTAGTTCTGTTTTTGAGTCGTAGATAATCGTGGGACCCCACTCTCTCATAAACTGCAACCAGCAAGGTTCAGCGACAGCCTCCGCTCCTAGATACTCTGCTGCGACAAGTTCATAATGAATGCTTGAATCCACAAATAGGTTACTGCGGGCAGCATCATTCCTTACTCCAATCCCCAGTTTTGAGGAACCCTGAATGTAGGTTCCAGGATGAGGAAAGCTTGCATGCCCACTTTTTGATGAGTAAACGATAGCCTTGTTTCCGTCCATGTACTCCAAGTCATATGCATCCACCCATTCACCACCGCTGTGCTGAGAGAAGTATATACTCCACAGCTCTCCGGTAAAATTGCATATACGGAGGGTGAAATGCTCCCAGTCACAGACATGCTGACCAATCTTGCTCATAGCAATATTCATAATTCCAATTTTAAGAGTTCCTGGCCCATTAAAAGGACAAAAGACCCACATTGCGATATCAGTAAAAGTCCCCCCTAGAGCAGGCTTCACATGAACATAAAGTTTAGTACTTTCCAAATTTCCATGAATTACAGCATCTCTTCGATCACCACCTGGCAAATCTATCCAGAATGCCCCATCATTTGTCCCACCGCCTGGCAAATTTGAACCTCTAGCATCAATAGCCTCACCAATCAAGTCTCCTTTTTTGTACAACAATGCTCCATTTTTGAAGAACCATGAAACAGAAGATGGCAGGTATACCTCATCAGGATGGAAGAAAACCGTGGGTCCATAGTGCTTAATGAGCGCATGAATCTGGTCAGTGTTTGGCATTGCATGCAGCCCAGGATCTAAATTCTTCAAGCATGTAACATGTATTTCTTCAGAGGTCCAGTGG
This genomic interval carries:
- the LOC120007516 gene encoding uncharacterized protein LOC120007516; this translates as MFGCKCFYWNSIADQSPSEPETFSLPAPLPDWPPGQGFSSGRINLGEIEVLRISRFEFIWSFNPSQDKKKGVTFYKPAGIPDGYCSLGHYCQPNDKPLRGFVLVARELSLFAKEATHICSTVNSPALRKPIDYTLVWSSNDGNEETYEGYGFFWLPQPPDGYKAMGYLVTKTAEKPELDEVRCVRADLTDNCEAYRLLLNVDSKFSEFPFRVRSMRPSHRGMWGRGVSVGTFCCSSHWTSEEIHVTCLKNLDPGLHAMPNTDQIHALIKHYGPTVFFHPDEVYLPSSVSWFFKNGALLYKKGDLIGEAIDARGSNLPGGGTNDGAFWIDLPGGDRRDAVIHGNLESTKLYVHVKPALGGTFTDIAMWVFCPFNGPGTLKIGIMNIAMSKIGQHVCDWEHFTLRICNFTGELWSIYFSQHSGGEWVDAYDLEYMDGNKAIVYSSKSGHASFPHPGTYIQGSSKLGIGVRNDAARSNLFVDSSIHYELVAAEYLGAEAVAEPCWLQFMREWGPTIIYDSKTELDKIINRLPVMLRYSAENIFGKFPVELYGEEGPTGPKEKNNWIGDERG